A section of the Streptomyces sp. NBC_00178 genome encodes:
- a CDS encoding DUF4232 domain-containing protein, whose product MHLQKTSAVLVAAVAAVFSLSACTGGGAGGGAHPGASAKTSSGAGAAASPSATGSPGGAGSPGGAGSPSAAGSPSGATSPGDTAAPGSRGPEAGDAQASASADGSSAAEGSFCRTSQLTFSSSGGRAEGEVLINLKNAGSTTCTMHGFPGLDLSGKDGTVSAARGDRPVPVVTLAPGEGTGFPVHFPPDDSSGSGVAFTSAVVTPPNETHAHRMPLSVVVPAGADSTPRITVEPVGTGT is encoded by the coding sequence ATGCACCTTCAGAAGACGTCCGCCGTCCTCGTCGCCGCGGTCGCGGCGGTCTTTTCGCTCAGCGCCTGTACCGGGGGCGGAGCGGGCGGCGGTGCGCACCCGGGCGCGTCGGCGAAGACGTCCTCCGGGGCCGGCGCCGCGGCGAGTCCGAGCGCCACCGGGAGCCCGGGTGGCGCGGGGAGCCCGGGTGGCGCGGGGAGTCCGAGCGCCGCCGGGAGTCCGAGCGGCGCCACGAGTCCGGGTGACACCGCCGCACCCGGGAGCCGGGGGCCCGAGGCGGGAGACGCCCAGGCGTCCGCCTCCGCCGACGGCTCCTCGGCAGCCGAGGGCAGCTTCTGCCGGACCTCGCAACTGACGTTCAGCAGCTCCGGCGGAAGGGCGGAGGGCGAGGTACTGATCAACCTGAAGAACGCCGGCTCCACCACCTGCACGATGCACGGATTCCCCGGCCTGGATCTGAGCGGCAAGGACGGCACCGTGAGCGCCGCGCGCGGGGACCGGCCTGTTCCGGTGGTCACGCTGGCGCCCGGGGAGGGCACCGGCTTTCCCGTCCACTTCCCGCCGGACGACAGCAGCGGCTCCGGCGTCGCGTTCACCTCGGCGGTCGTGACTCCACCGAACGAGACGCACGCGCACCGCATGCCCCTCTCCGTCGTCGTCCCTGCGGGCGCGGACTCCACGCCGCGCATCACGGTGGAACCGGTCGGCACGGGCACGTAG
- a CDS encoding aminoglycoside phosphotransferase family protein, with amino-acid sequence MDTTEVTPEVRERLAVRFGPEAHAWCDRLPTLVERLSDRWGLDVHEAGGGGTSRVFRCTRREDGTLVRLKLTPDPVVAAEEAEGLAAWAGTASVVTLLAEDPGSGALLLAEVRPGTPVLEAGWSLPQVGALLRGLRMPAAVPRRASVLRPLARRVEFLFELTARRAAHAGPHLALDRTVCERSREAALRLASSGPMGLVHGDLHPGNVLTGPEGRAVAIDPRPALGDPDFDAVDWVLAGAEEMAGLTAGIDGLARLVPGLSQDRVLAWCRALAVLEAVPRLRTGRDDPTTRFLLSLGRP; translated from the coding sequence ATGGACACGACCGAGGTGACGCCCGAGGTCCGTGAGCGGCTGGCCGTGCGCTTCGGGCCGGAGGCGCACGCCTGGTGCGACCGGCTGCCGACGCTGGTGGAGCGGCTGTCCGACCGCTGGGGACTGGACGTCCACGAGGCGGGCGGCGGCGGCACGTCGCGCGTCTTCCGCTGCACACGGCGGGAGGACGGAACCCTCGTACGGCTGAAGCTGACCCCGGATCCCGTCGTCGCCGCAGAGGAGGCCGAGGGGCTCGCGGCCTGGGCCGGTACGGCGTCCGTCGTCACCCTCCTGGCGGAGGACCCGGGGAGCGGGGCGCTGCTCCTCGCGGAGGTCCGGCCCGGGACACCGGTACTGGAGGCGGGCTGGAGCCTGCCGCAGGTGGGCGCTCTGCTGCGTGGCCTGCGGATGCCCGCGGCGGTCCCTCGACGAGCCTCGGTGCTGCGGCCGCTCGCCCGTCGAGTGGAGTTCCTGTTCGAACTGACCGCTCGCAGAGCGGCTCACGCCGGCCCGCACCTCGCTCTCGACCGGACCGTATGCGAACGGTCACGTGAAGCCGCCCTGCGCCTGGCGAGCAGCGGACCCATGGGACTCGTCCACGGCGACCTGCACCCGGGCAACGTGCTCACGGGCCCCGAGGGGCGCGCCGTCGCGATCGATCCCCGGCCGGCGCTCGGCGATCCGGACTTCGACGCCGTGGACTGGGTCCTGGCGGGAGCCGAGGAGATGGCCGGGCTGACGGCCGGGATCGACGGGCTCGCGAGGCTGGTCCCGGGCTTGTCGCAGGACCGCGTACTGGCCTGGTGCCGCGCCCTCGCCGTGCTGGAGGCGGTCCCGAGACTCCGCACGGGGCGGGACGATCCGACGACCCGCTTCCTGCTGAGCCTGGGCCGCCCCTGA
- a CDS encoding tetratricopeptide repeat protein: MTLQQRPTDKAFAPEYQGALGSLSVNSSLTDVLAKGLEELRAAERAGRPGDVARCGLAVAEAYRRLGRVTDADRAWKASYRAARSAGDTGAMAWALWSGGTLARQKGSLALAYRLLGLAAGLGERGGDVVVRGYSLAGLAETGRIQGDYQAVGELHEQLLAEARRRGEARHTVWALEGIAQMHRNTGSYDRALALFEEAADTAARADDRRGRAWALRGIADVVSVRDGDVDRALALLAEAESVCREMKLSSALAYNHKMRGNVRYRAARYARARDDYALALAEFREMAEPRGTALARLGLAKSLARLGRDPAETAAELADLRETLDRIGLRHARDMVDRATEELGVGPLPAEDTDAEGAAAR, translated from the coding sequence GTGACTCTGCAGCAACGACCGACGGACAAGGCGTTCGCCCCCGAATACCAGGGCGCGCTCGGCTCCTTGTCGGTGAACTCCTCGCTCACCGACGTGCTGGCGAAGGGGCTCGAGGAACTGCGTGCGGCCGAGCGGGCGGGGCGGCCGGGGGACGTGGCGCGGTGCGGGCTCGCGGTGGCGGAGGCGTACCGGCGGCTGGGGCGCGTGACGGACGCCGACCGCGCCTGGAAGGCGAGTTACCGCGCGGCGCGCTCGGCCGGGGACACCGGGGCGATGGCGTGGGCGCTGTGGAGCGGCGGCACGCTCGCCCGGCAGAAGGGCTCGCTCGCCCTGGCCTACCGGCTGCTCGGGCTCGCGGCCGGACTCGGCGAACGCGGCGGTGACGTGGTGGTGCGCGGCTACTCGCTGGCCGGCCTCGCGGAGACCGGACGCATCCAGGGCGACTACCAGGCCGTCGGTGAACTGCACGAACAACTGCTGGCCGAGGCGCGGAGGCGCGGAGAGGCCAGGCACACGGTGTGGGCGCTGGAGGGCATAGCCCAGATGCACCGGAACACGGGGTCGTACGACCGGGCGCTGGCGCTCTTCGAGGAGGCCGCGGACACGGCGGCCCGGGCCGACGACCGGCGGGGGCGGGCGTGGGCGCTGCGCGGGATCGCCGATGTGGTGTCCGTGCGCGACGGGGATGTGGACCGCGCGCTGGCCCTGCTCGCCGAGGCGGAGTCGGTGTGCCGCGAGATGAAGCTGTCCAGTGCGCTGGCGTACAACCACAAGATGCGCGGCAACGTGCGTTACCGGGCGGCGCGTTACGCCCGGGCCCGCGACGACTACGCGCTGGCTCTCGCGGAGTTCCGGGAGATGGCCGAACCGCGCGGGACCGCGCTCGCGAGGCTCGGCCTGGCCAAGTCGCTGGCCCGGCTCGGGCGGGACCCGGCCGAGACGGCGGCCGAACTGGCCGATCTGCGGGAGACCCTGGACCGGATCGGCCTGCGGCACGCACGGGACATGGTCGACAGGGCGACGGAGGAGCTCGGGGTGGGGCCCCTTCCTGCCGAGGACACAGACGCCGAGGGGGCGGCGGCGCGATGA
- a CDS encoding polyprenyl synthetase family protein, with the protein MTARAGGAAARTANGPSDTAPPAAGAARTLTRCRGLVRPSLSAAIARLHPWTGEMAAFSLGWCEAGGRARVPSAEGKGLRQTLAVLCAEAVGAPGESAVAGAVAVELVHAFSLMHDDIMDGDGTRRRRETVWKAYGTGPAVLAGDALLALAVQVLAEVPGPRAGAAVGRLAETLGELVRGQAQDLLFESRPWTGPEAVRPDEYRAMAELKTGTLLGCAAALGALTGGAPAGTVTALGLAGRHLGVAFQAVDDLLGIWGDPVVTGKPVHSDLRQHKKTFPVLAALAADPVGAGDLLALLDSARPLDGQRAEEAAALVDALGGRAATVAEARRHLDAARACLRSVPLAQESARELEGLLAFLLHRTA; encoded by the coding sequence ATGACCGCTCGGGCGGGGGGCGCGGCCGCCCGGACGGCCAACGGCCCCTCGGACACCGCGCCGCCGGCGGCCGGGGCCGCGCGCACTCTGACCCGTTGCCGCGGACTGGTGCGGCCCTCACTGTCCGCCGCGATAGCCCGGCTCCACCCGTGGACCGGTGAGATGGCGGCCTTCTCGCTCGGCTGGTGCGAGGCCGGGGGCCGGGCGAGGGTTCCGTCCGCCGAGGGCAAGGGTCTCCGTCAGACTCTCGCCGTGCTGTGCGCCGAGGCCGTCGGCGCACCCGGGGAGAGTGCCGTGGCCGGCGCGGTCGCGGTCGAACTGGTCCACGCCTTCTCGCTGATGCACGACGACATCATGGACGGGGACGGCACGCGGCGCCGACGGGAGACCGTGTGGAAGGCGTACGGCACCGGGCCCGCCGTGCTCGCGGGCGACGCGCTCCTCGCCCTCGCCGTGCAGGTTCTAGCGGAGGTGCCGGGCCCCCGGGCGGGCGCGGCCGTCGGACGCCTGGCGGAGACGCTCGGCGAACTGGTACGCGGCCAGGCGCAGGATCTGCTCTTCGAGTCCCGCCCCTGGACGGGTCCCGAGGCGGTCCGTCCGGACGAGTACCGGGCCATGGCGGAGCTCAAGACGGGGACCCTGCTGGGCTGCGCCGCGGCGCTCGGCGCGCTGACGGGCGGCGCTCCCGCCGGGACCGTCACCGCACTCGGACTGGCGGGGCGCCATCTGGGAGTGGCCTTCCAGGCCGTCGACGATCTGCTCGGCATCTGGGGCGATCCCGTGGTGACGGGGAAGCCCGTGCACAGCGATCTGCGGCAGCACAAGAAGACCTTCCCCGTGCTGGCCGCGCTCGCCGCGGACCCGGTCGGCGCAGGGGACCTGCTCGCGCTCCTGGACTCCGCGCGCCCCCTCGACGGGCAGCGCGCCGAGGAGGCGGCGGCGCTGGTCGATGCCCTTGGAGGCCGCGCCGCCACGGTGGCGGAGGCCCGCCGCCACCTCGACGCCGCCCGGGCCTGCCTGCGGAGCGTGCCGCTCGCCCAGGAGTCCGCGCGCGAGCTGGAGGGGCTGCTGGCCTTCCTGCTGCACCGCACGGCGTGA
- a CDS encoding SDR family NAD(P)-dependent oxidoreductase, which translates to MNLELEGRRALVTGSSAGLGAEIVERLAAEGAAVVVHGRDEVRAEAVAKAVRGAGGSATVAIGDIGTDTGADAVAAAALAGGPVDILVNNAGVYDPAADWGGTPSSAWADIYNINVIAGVRMIQRLVPAMRERRWGRVIQISSVTGHLPQASQPHYAASNAARDNLAASLARELAHTGVTSNAVAAGGILVPATRRMLTDLGREKGWGDTWDEIEPHVVDNLAPNDSGRIGRPGDYARLVAFVAGAGAGYINGTTLRVDGGWRDA; encoded by the coding sequence ATGAACCTTGAACTGGAAGGCAGGCGCGCGCTCGTCACGGGGTCGAGCGCGGGCCTCGGTGCGGAGATCGTGGAGCGGCTGGCGGCCGAGGGGGCGGCCGTCGTGGTGCACGGGCGGGACGAGGTCCGGGCCGAGGCGGTCGCGAAGGCCGTCCGCGGAGCCGGCGGAAGCGCCACCGTGGCGATCGGAGACATCGGGACGGACACCGGTGCGGACGCGGTCGCGGCGGCGGCGCTCGCGGGCGGACCGGTGGACATCCTGGTCAACAACGCCGGTGTCTACGATCCCGCGGCCGACTGGGGCGGCACGCCGTCCTCCGCGTGGGCGGACATCTACAACATCAACGTCATCGCCGGCGTACGCATGATCCAGCGCCTCGTGCCGGCCATGCGGGAACGCCGCTGGGGACGGGTGATCCAGATCAGCAGCGTCACGGGCCACCTGCCCCAGGCGAGTCAGCCCCACTACGCCGCGTCCAACGCCGCCAGGGACAACCTCGCGGCCTCGCTCGCCCGCGAGCTGGCCCACACCGGCGTCACGTCGAACGCGGTGGCGGCAGGCGGCATCCTCGTCCCCGCCACCCGGAGGATGCTCACCGACCTCGGCCGGGAGAAGGGCTGGGGCGACACCTGGGACGAGATCGAACCGCATGTCGTCGACAACCTGGCACCGAACGACTCCGGGCGGATCGGCCGCCCCGGGGACTACGCCCGGCTGGTGGCGTTCGTCGCGGGCGCCGGGGCCGGGTACATCAACGGCACGACCTTGCGCGTCGACGGAGGATGGCGCGACGCCTGA
- a CDS encoding ABC transporter ATP-binding protein, with amino-acid sequence MRKLFRRVRVVEPAVSEAEQELFGGPLRYDMGFSEHESARLELTMLSAIRAMPRLVASTLRRAWTADRPALLVVGVSEVGQGIAAAVGLLAVNSVMHALLGGGDPADRLRAAVPALVVAAVVAVANAALAGLSTSRAGRLEPLVERIATTEYLAAATTVELEAIEDPEFRRLIDVAQYGAASARRMIGACVAALNGTISLVATASILTVLHPALLPMLLLIAAPRGWGAMRVAQQRYVSVMTWVEHIRAGRLIGSLLTERSAAQEVRIHGVGAFLLDKYRVMALSAEAEQKRLANGKAMTELAAAALSGLATTCTYGVMIWLIMTGHMGLAVAGTAVIAVRAGSASLGALVMNVNQLHEESLYVRDHDRFLAGAARRSIPEGGEDLPERVGQVVLDKVTYRYPEREDPALDGVSMTLPMGSVTAVVGENGSGKSTLMKVLAGLLLPQSGTVRWGPAELSALDRSQVFDRVALLTQDFQRWPVTAGLNIRIGRPHRHAGHEDLRPSVDYAGASPVLAKLPRGLDTLLARVFRGASELSGGEWQKLGLARTHWRTVTGRADSVLIVDEPTSALDPEAEIAAFDAVRRLAGPDRAVVLVTHRMSGVREADTIYVLDRGRLTEHGSHHELMAARGRYAAMFTTQAAQYARRPRGAVPRPGGPAGRSADR; translated from the coding sequence TTGAGGAAGTTGTTCCGGCGGGTCCGGGTGGTCGAGCCCGCGGTCTCCGAGGCCGAACAGGAGCTGTTCGGCGGACCGTTGCGCTACGACATGGGCTTCTCCGAGCACGAGAGCGCCCGGCTGGAGCTCACGATGCTCTCGGCGATCAGGGCGATGCCCCGCCTGGTGGCGAGCACGCTGCGCCGGGCGTGGACGGCCGACCGGCCGGCGCTTCTCGTCGTCGGCGTCAGCGAGGTGGGGCAGGGCATCGCGGCGGCCGTGGGCCTCCTGGCGGTCAACTCCGTGATGCACGCACTGCTCGGCGGCGGGGACCCCGCCGACAGGCTGCGCGCGGCGGTGCCCGCGCTGGTCGTCGCCGCCGTCGTCGCGGTGGCCAACGCCGCTCTCGCCGGGCTCTCCACCTCCCGGGCCGGCCGTCTGGAGCCACTGGTCGAACGGATCGCGACCACCGAGTACCTGGCCGCGGCCACGACGGTGGAACTGGAGGCCATCGAGGACCCGGAGTTCCGCCGGCTGATCGACGTGGCCCAGTACGGCGCGGCGTCGGCACGGCGCATGATCGGGGCGTGCGTGGCCGCGCTGAACGGCACGATCTCGCTGGTCGCGACGGCGAGCATCCTGACCGTCCTGCACCCGGCCCTCCTTCCGATGCTGCTGCTGATCGCGGCACCGCGCGGCTGGGGCGCCATGCGGGTGGCACAGCAGCGGTACGTGTCGGTCATGACGTGGGTGGAGCACATCCGGGCCGGCCGTCTGATCGGGAGTCTGCTGACGGAGCGCAGCGCGGCCCAGGAGGTCCGGATCCACGGCGTCGGCGCCTTCCTGCTCGACAAGTACCGTGTCATGGCGCTGAGCGCCGAGGCCGAGCAGAAGCGGCTGGCGAACGGGAAGGCGATGACGGAGCTGGCGGCCGCCGCACTGTCCGGGCTGGCGACGACCTGTACGTACGGCGTGATGATCTGGCTGATCATGACGGGCCACATGGGTCTGGCCGTCGCCGGCACCGCGGTGATCGCGGTGCGGGCGGGCTCGGCGAGTCTGGGCGCCCTGGTGATGAACGTCAACCAGCTGCACGAGGAGAGCCTGTACGTACGGGACCACGACCGGTTCCTGGCCGGAGCCGCGCGCCGGTCGATCCCCGAAGGCGGGGAGGACCTGCCGGAACGGGTGGGCCAGGTCGTGCTGGACAAGGTCACCTACCGCTATCCGGAACGCGAGGACCCGGCGCTGGACGGCGTCTCGATGACCCTTCCGATGGGCTCGGTGACGGCCGTCGTGGGTGAGAACGGCTCGGGCAAGAGCACCCTGATGAAGGTGCTCGCCGGGCTGCTGCTCCCGCAGAGCGGCACGGTGCGCTGGGGCCCGGCCGAACTGTCCGCCCTCGACCGGTCACAGGTGTTCGACCGGGTGGCGCTGCTCACCCAGGACTTCCAGCGGTGGCCGGTGACCGCGGGCCTCAACATCCGCATCGGGCGCCCCCACCGGCACGCCGGACACGAGGACCTGCGCCCCTCGGTCGACTACGCGGGGGCCTCCCCGGTGCTCGCGAAACTCCCCCGCGGCCTGGACACCCTCCTGGCCCGCGTCTTCCGCGGGGCGTCCGAACTCTCCGGGGGCGAATGGCAGAAGCTGGGGCTGGCCCGCACCCACTGGCGCACGGTGACCGGCCGGGCCGACAGTGTCCTCATCGTCGACGAACCCACCTCGGCACTCGACCCCGAGGCCGAGATCGCCGCCTTCGACGCGGTCCGCCGACTGGCCGGACCGGACCGGGCGGTCGTCCTCGTGACCCATCGCATGTCGGGTGTCCGGGAGGCGGACACCATCTACGTACTCGACCGGGGCCGCCTCACCGAGCACGGCAGCCATCACGAACTCATGGCCGCCCGGGGGCGTTACGCCGCCATGTTCACCACGCAGGCCGCGCAGTACGCCCGGAGGCCGCGTGGCGCCGTACCGCGTCCGGGCGGCCCGGCCGGACGTTCCGCGGACCGGTGA
- a CDS encoding MFS transporter → MNVREDGTRTGGARRPGYAAAAAVFAIGMAGTTLPTPLYGLYQEQIGFSELLVTIVFAVYALAVITVLLLVGNYSDAVGRRPVLLCAMALSAASAGCFLLERGLPLLFTGRVLSGCAAGLLSGAATAAVIELAGPGQKARAGFAATAANMGGLGCGPLLSGVLAQYSSWPLSLPFWVHLGLVAVACVITWLLPETVQAPKRWPRPAPQGVSVPPEVKRVFASASVAAFAGFALLGLFTAVAPTFAAQTLDVHNLAVSGAVVFSVFLASTFGQYLTRWISARRALPTGCGILIVGLLLVASSLLAESLLLLVLGALCGGTGQGLAFRGALTLVSGAAPPEHRGGTISAFFVVAYTGISVPVVGVGALATWLGLREAGLVFTGCVILLAAGAGAYAARRPAA, encoded by the coding sequence GTGAACGTGCGCGAGGACGGAACGAGGACGGGCGGTGCCCGACGGCCGGGCTACGCGGCGGCGGCCGCGGTGTTCGCCATCGGGATGGCCGGTACGACCCTGCCCACACCGCTGTACGGCCTGTACCAGGAGCAGATCGGGTTCTCCGAACTGCTGGTGACGATCGTCTTCGCGGTGTACGCGCTGGCGGTCATCACGGTGCTCCTGCTGGTGGGGAACTACTCGGACGCGGTCGGCCGGCGGCCGGTCCTGCTGTGCGCGATGGCGCTGTCGGCGGCGAGCGCGGGATGCTTCCTGCTGGAGAGGGGCCTGCCGCTGCTCTTCACGGGCAGAGTGCTGTCCGGGTGCGCGGCCGGCCTGCTCAGCGGTGCGGCGACCGCGGCCGTCATCGAACTGGCGGGCCCCGGGCAGAAGGCACGGGCGGGGTTCGCGGCGACGGCCGCGAACATGGGCGGCCTCGGCTGCGGCCCGCTGCTCTCGGGCGTCCTGGCACAGTACAGCTCCTGGCCGCTGTCCCTGCCGTTCTGGGTCCATCTGGGACTCGTGGCCGTCGCGTGCGTGATCACCTGGCTCCTGCCCGAGACGGTGCAGGCTCCCAAGCGGTGGCCGCGGCCGGCTCCTCAGGGGGTGTCCGTGCCCCCGGAGGTGAAGAGGGTGTTCGCGTCCGCCTCGGTGGCGGCGTTCGCGGGCTTCGCGCTGCTGGGGCTGTTCACGGCGGTGGCGCCCACCTTCGCCGCGCAGACGCTGGACGTGCACAACCTCGCCGTGTCCGGCGCCGTGGTGTTCTCGGTGTTCCTCGCGTCGACCTTCGGGCAGTACCTGACGCGGTGGATCAGCGCCCGCCGCGCGCTCCCCACCGGGTGCGGCATCCTGATCGTGGGCCTGCTGCTCGTGGCGTCCTCGCTCCTCGCCGAGTCGTTGCTCCTGCTCGTCCTCGGCGCCCTGTGCGGCGGTACGGGCCAGGGGCTGGCCTTCCGCGGGGCGCTCACGCTGGTCAGCGGCGCGGCGCCGCCGGAGCACCGCGGCGGGACGATCTCGGCGTTCTTCGTCGTCGCCTACACCGGGATCTCCGTGCCGGTGGTGGGCGTCGGGGCGCTCGCCACCTGGCTGGGGCTGCGTGAGGCGGGACTGGTCTTCACGGGCTGCGTGATCCTGCTGGCGGCCGGGGCCGGGGCGTACGCCGCGCGCAGGCCCGCCGCGTGA
- a CDS encoding MalY/PatB family protein yields MTSAPSRAAGEAGRAPCAFDAVVDRHGTWCTQWDYVEDRFGVPDLLPFTISDMDFETAPEITAALRGRLDHGVLGYSRWRQEDFLSAITHWYASRHAASVDPGSIVYAPSVMYQVSLLLRLWSRPGDGVVVHTPMYDAFPRTVAAHGRELRECPLDDWAEFERLLALPDTAVLLLCSPHNPTGRVWTADELDRMAGLCARYGVAVVSDEIHSDLAHAPHVHRTWVEHGGDGRWAVVTSASKSFNIPALTGSYGIIRDTASRDAYLRQLKEADGLSSPAVLSLVGHIAAYREGAPWLDDLRGYLAGNLAMVADRLHESFPQLGWEPPHAGYLAWIDLRPLGVDDDELQRELVEVEKVAIMPGSAYGSAGRVRLNVGCPRSKAEAGVDALVRALRRLTSAGEEPYPA; encoded by the coding sequence ATGACGTCCGCCCCTTCCCGGGCGGCCGGTGAGGCCGGGCGGGCTCCCTGCGCGTTCGACGCCGTCGTGGACCGGCACGGCACCTGGTGCACCCAGTGGGACTACGTCGAGGACCGCTTCGGTGTGCCGGACCTGCTGCCGTTCACGATCTCCGACATGGACTTCGAGACGGCCCCGGAGATCACGGCCGCGCTGCGGGGCCGACTCGACCACGGTGTGCTCGGCTACTCGCGCTGGCGGCAGGAGGACTTCCTCTCCGCGATCACGCACTGGTACGCCTCACGGCACGCGGCGTCCGTGGACCCCGGGTCGATCGTGTACGCCCCGTCCGTCATGTACCAGGTCTCCCTGCTGCTGCGCCTCTGGTCCCGCCCCGGCGACGGCGTGGTCGTCCACACGCCCATGTACGACGCCTTCCCCAGGACGGTGGCGGCGCACGGCAGGGAACTGCGTGAGTGCCCGCTCGACGACTGGGCGGAGTTCGAGCGGCTCCTCGCGCTCCCCGACACGGCGGTCCTGCTGCTCTGCTCACCGCACAACCCGACGGGCAGGGTCTGGACGGCGGACGAACTGGACCGCATGGCCGGACTCTGCGCCCGGTACGGCGTGGCCGTCGTCAGCGACGAGATCCACTCGGATCTGGCCCATGCCCCGCACGTCCACCGCACCTGGGTGGAACACGGGGGTGACGGCCGCTGGGCCGTGGTCACCTCCGCTTCCAAGTCGTTCAACATTCCCGCGCTGACCGGAAGTTACGGGATCATCCGCGACACGGCCTCGCGCGACGCCTACCTCCGGCAGCTCAAGGAGGCTGACGGCCTCTCCTCGCCGGCGGTGCTCTCGCTGGTCGGCCACATCGCCGCGTACCGGGAGGGAGCGCCGTGGCTGGACGACCTGCGCGGCTATCTCGCGGGCAACCTCGCGATGGTCGCCGACCGGTTGCACGAGTCCTTTCCGCAGCTCGGCTGGGAGCCTCCGCACGCGGGGTACCTCGCCTGGATCGACCTGCGGCCGCTGGGCGTCGACGACGACGAACTGCAGCGCGAACTCGTCGAGGTGGAGAAGGTGGCCATCATGCCGGGTTCGGCGTACGGCTCGGCCGGCCGGGTCCGGCTGAACGTCGGCTGCCCCCGTTCGAAGGCCGAGGCGGGAGTGGACGCCCTGGTCAGGGCGCTGCGACGGCTCACATCGGCGGGGGAGGAGCCGTACCCGGCCTGA
- the malX gene encoding maltose/glucose-specific PTS transporter subunit IIBC translates to MQKTKAALWEFLQGLGKTFMLPVALLAFCGIILGIGSSLSSEAVTDNLPFLKAEGFHLVFTWMANTGLVAFSFLPVLFAMAIPLGLAREDKGVAAFSGFVGFAAMNLAVNFFLTAKGVDLDDAKVIEHYGVADVLGVQSIDTGLLGAVAVGIVVSLLHQRFRAQRMPDALAFFGGLRFVPIVSALVLSVLGLLIPLVWPTFNGWITAVGRGIGHTGVFGPFFFGMGEVLLRPIGLHHILVAMFRFTDVGGSGTVCGDSVSGALNMFYAHLDCAAPPNGAVTDATHFLSQGKMASYLGGLPGAALAIYHCARREMRPEIKALLVSGVVACVVGGITEPLEFLFLFVAPWLYAIHAVLVGLGFLTAALLGVFIGNTDGNVIDWLVFGVLQGTTTKWYLVPVIAAVWFAVYYFLFRWAITRFDLKTPGREDEPEQDGGDDEGAEPDGQHGSAASAGRPEPVRELIAGKYDAVAILEAIGGSGNIESLDNCITRLRMTVQDAELVDGARLKKLGAVGVVKLDAHNVQVIIGPQVQSVKDAVATMLPAGRS, encoded by the coding sequence ATGCAGAAGACCAAAGCCGCTCTGTGGGAATTCCTCCAAGGGCTCGGCAAGACGTTCATGCTCCCGGTGGCCCTGCTCGCGTTCTGCGGCATCATCCTGGGCATCGGATCATCGCTGTCCAGCGAGGCCGTCACCGACAACCTCCCCTTCCTGAAGGCCGAGGGCTTCCACCTGGTCTTCACCTGGATGGCCAACACCGGGCTGGTCGCCTTCTCCTTCCTGCCCGTCCTGTTCGCGATGGCGATCCCGCTCGGACTCGCCCGTGAGGACAAGGGGGTCGCGGCCTTCTCGGGCTTCGTCGGCTTCGCGGCCATGAACCTCGCCGTGAACTTCTTCCTCACCGCGAAGGGCGTCGACCTCGACGACGCCAAGGTGATCGAGCACTACGGCGTAGCCGACGTGCTGGGCGTGCAGTCCATCGATACGGGACTCCTCGGAGCCGTGGCCGTTGGCATCGTTGTCAGCCTCCTCCACCAGCGCTTTCGTGCCCAGCGCATGCCTGACGCGCTGGCCTTCTTCGGCGGGCTGCGCTTCGTCCCGATCGTCTCGGCCCTCGTCCTGAGCGTGCTCGGTCTGCTCATCCCCCTGGTGTGGCCGACCTTCAACGGCTGGATCACCGCGGTGGGCCGCGGCATCGGGCACACGGGTGTCTTCGGGCCGTTCTTCTTCGGCATGGGCGAGGTGCTGCTGCGGCCGATCGGGCTGCACCACATCCTCGTGGCGATGTTCCGGTTCACGGACGTCGGCGGCTCCGGGACCGTGTGCGGGGACAGCGTCTCCGGCGCGCTGAACATGTTCTACGCGCACCTCGACTGCGCGGCCCCGCCGAACGGCGCGGTCACCGATGCGACGCACTTCCTCTCCCAGGGCAAGATGGCTTCCTACCTGGGCGGCCTGCCGGGTGCCGCGCTCGCGATCTACCACTGCGCCAGGCGTGAGATGCGCCCGGAGATCAAGGCCCTCCTCGTGTCCGGCGTGGTCGCCTGCGTGGTCGGCGGAATCACGGAACCGCTGGAGTTCCTGTTCCTCTTCGTCGCCCCCTGGCTGTACGCGATCCACGCGGTCCTCGTGGGACTCGGCTTCCTCACGGCCGCCCTGCTCGGCGTCTTCATCGGCAACACCGACGGCAACGTCATCGACTGGCTGGTCTTCGGCGTCCTCCAGGGGACGACGACCAAGTGGTACCTCGTGCCGGTGATCGCGGCGGTGTGGTTCGCCGTGTACTACTTCCTGTTCCGCTGGGCCATCACCCGCTTCGACCTCAAGACCCCCGGCCGCGAGGACGAGCCCGAGCAGGACGGCGGGGACGACGAGGGCGCGGAGCCCGACGGGCAGCACGGATCCGCCGCGTCCGCCGGGCGGCCCGAGCCCGTCCGGGAACTGATCGCGGGGAAGTACGACGCGGTCGCCATCCTCGAGGCGATCGGGGGGTCCGGCAACATCGAGTCCCTCGACAACTGCATCACCCGCCTGCGTATGACGGTCCAGGACGCCGAACTGGTCGACGGGGCACGGCTGAAGAAGCTCGGAGCCGTGGGGGTCGTCAAGCTCGACGCCCACAACGTGCAGGTCATCATCGGGCCGCAGGTCCAGTCCGTGAAGGACGCCGTCGCCACCATGCTCCCGGCGGGCCGGTCATGA
- a CDS encoding 50S ribosomal protein bL37 yields MSSKRRRKKKARRKNGANHGSRPQT; encoded by the coding sequence ATGTCCTCGAAGCGACGTCGCAAGAAGAAGGCCCGCCGCAAGAACGGCGCGAACCACGGAAGCCGTCCGCAGACCTGA